One Pseudonocardia sediminis DNA window includes the following coding sequences:
- the glgP gene encoding alpha-glucan family phosphorylase, protein MRALRRFTVRAQLPTQLAPLQTLATNLRWTWHAPTRDLFASLDPEAWERCGQDPVRLLGEIPSSRLAELATDAETVVTVRELADELGDYLAGPRWYQDSREDTPDLPGAVAYFSMEFGVSEVLPNYSGGLGVLAGDHLKAASDLGVPLIAVGLLYRSGYFRQSLSLDGWQLEHYPALDPQGLPLQLLTGADDEPVHVQVAMPDDRTLTARVWQAQVGRVPLLLLDTDIEDNEADLRGITDRLYGGDQDHRISQEILIGVGGVRAVRAYCAATGHPSPEVFHTNEGHAGFLGLERIRELVAGVPGGASAESNGSTPLDFDQALAAVRAGTVFTTHTPVPAGIDRFGLDLVRRYLTDRLLPGLPTDRLLALGAEENPETFNMAHMGLRLAQRANGVSRLHGAVSRGMFGGMWDGFDQDEVPIGSVTNGVHGHTWEAREITALLGDPTPGGRHHAGSAPSEVSDGELWALRNTLRSRLVDEVRRRVRAAWLERGASTPELGWTDHVFDPGVLTVGFARRVPTYKRLTLMLRDPDRLRSLLLDPHRPVQLIVAGKSHPADDGGKALIQQIVRFADDPEVRDRIVFLPDYDMSMARYLYWGCDVWLNNPLRPLEACGTSGMKSALNGGLNLSIRDGWWDELYDGSNGWAIPTADGVEDPTRRDDLEANALYELLATQVTPAFYDRTDGVPTRWVELVRHTLETLRPQVQATRMVGEYVHDWYLPAARAAAEAVADDYAAARDVAGYRARLNAAWNKLQVTGVDASGLPDTPVVGSPMTVRATVDLAGLDPADVTVEAVVGRVDDTDELAEPTTVAMEHAGACDGGGDRYEVVVPLPHAGLTGYTVRVLPQHPHLASSAELAKVVLAG, encoded by the coding sequence GTGAGAGCCCTGCGCCGATTCACCGTCCGTGCCCAGCTGCCGACCCAGCTGGCCCCGCTCCAGACGCTGGCCACGAACCTGCGCTGGACCTGGCACGCCCCGACCCGCGATCTGTTCGCCTCCCTCGACCCCGAGGCGTGGGAACGCTGCGGGCAGGACCCGGTCCGGCTGCTGGGGGAGATCCCCAGCTCACGCCTGGCGGAGCTGGCCACCGACGCCGAGACCGTCGTGACGGTGCGCGAGCTCGCCGACGAGCTGGGCGACTACCTGGCCGGCCCGCGCTGGTACCAGGACAGCCGCGAGGACACCCCCGACCTGCCGGGCGCGGTGGCCTACTTCTCGATGGAGTTCGGCGTCTCCGAGGTCCTCCCGAACTACTCCGGTGGCCTCGGCGTGCTGGCCGGCGACCACCTCAAGGCCGCCTCCGACCTGGGTGTGCCGCTGATCGCCGTCGGCCTGCTCTACCGGTCGGGCTACTTCCGCCAGTCCCTGTCGCTCGACGGCTGGCAGCTCGAGCACTACCCGGCGCTCGACCCGCAGGGACTGCCGCTGCAGCTGCTCACCGGCGCGGACGACGAGCCGGTGCACGTCCAGGTCGCGATGCCCGACGACCGCACCCTGACCGCCCGCGTCTGGCAGGCCCAGGTCGGACGGGTGCCGCTGCTGCTGCTCGACACCGACATCGAGGACAACGAGGCGGACCTGCGCGGCATCACCGACCGTCTCTACGGCGGCGACCAGGACCACCGGATCTCCCAGGAGATCCTGATCGGCGTCGGCGGCGTCCGCGCCGTGCGCGCCTACTGCGCCGCCACCGGGCACCCAAGCCCGGAGGTCTTCCACACGAACGAGGGACACGCCGGGTTCCTCGGGCTCGAGCGGATCCGGGAGCTGGTGGCCGGGGTGCCGGGAGGAGCGTCGGCGGAGTCGAACGGCTCGACGCCGCTGGACTTCGACCAGGCTCTCGCCGCGGTCCGGGCCGGCACCGTGTTCACCACCCACACCCCGGTCCCGGCCGGCATCGACCGGTTCGGCCTGGACCTGGTCCGGCGCTACCTCACCGACCGGCTGCTGCCCGGCCTGCCGACCGACCGGCTGCTCGCGCTCGGCGCCGAGGAGAACCCCGAGACGTTCAACATGGCCCACATGGGCCTTCGCCTGGCCCAGCGCGCGAACGGCGTCTCGCGGCTGCACGGCGCCGTCTCGCGCGGGATGTTCGGCGGGATGTGGGACGGGTTCGACCAGGACGAGGTGCCGATCGGGTCGGTCACCAACGGCGTGCACGGGCACACCTGGGAGGCCCGCGAGATCACCGCGCTGCTCGGCGACCCGACCCCGGGCGGGCGTCACCACGCCGGGAGCGCGCCGTCCGAGGTCAGCGACGGCGAGCTGTGGGCGCTGCGCAACACGCTGCGGTCCCGTCTCGTCGACGAGGTCCGCCGCCGCGTCCGCGCGGCCTGGCTGGAGCGCGGAGCGTCCACCCCGGAGCTGGGCTGGACCGACCACGTCTTCGACCCGGGCGTGCTCACCGTCGGCTTCGCCCGCCGGGTGCCGACCTACAAGCGCCTGACGCTGATGCTGCGCGACCCCGACCGGCTGCGCAGCCTGCTGCTCGACCCGCACCGTCCGGTGCAGCTGATCGTGGCCGGCAAGTCGCACCCCGCCGACGACGGCGGCAAGGCGCTGATCCAGCAGATCGTCCGGTTCGCCGACGACCCCGAGGTCCGCGACCGGATCGTCTTCCTGCCCGACTACGACATGTCGATGGCCCGCTACCTCTACTGGGGCTGCGACGTCTGGCTGAACAACCCGCTGCGCCCGCTCGAGGCCTGCGGCACGTCCGGCATGAAGTCCGCGCTCAACGGCGGGCTCAACCTCTCCATCCGTGACGGCTGGTGGGACGAGCTCTACGACGGCTCCAACGGCTGGGCCATCCCGACCGCGGACGGCGTCGAGGACCCGACCCGGCGCGACGACCTGGAGGCCAACGCCCTCTACGAGCTGCTCGCCACCCAGGTCACGCCCGCGTTCTACGACCGCACCGACGGCGTCCCGACGCGGTGGGTGGAGCTGGTCCGCCACACGCTGGAGACCCTGCGCCCGCAGGTGCAGGCGACCCGGATGGTCGGCGAGTACGTCCACGACTGGTACCTCCCGGCCGCCCGCGCGGCCGCCGAGGCCGTCGCCGACGACTACGCCGCCGCCCGGGACGTGGCCGGCTACCGCGCCCGCCTCAACGCGGCGTGGAACAAGCTGCAGGTCACCGGCGTCGACGCGTCCGGGCTGCCGGACACCCCCGTCGTCGGGTCGCCGATGACGGTGCGTGCGACGGTCGACCTGGCCGGCCTGGACCCGGCGGACGTGACGGTCGAGGCCGTCGTCGGACGGGTGGACGACACCGACGAGCTGGCCGAGCCGACCACGGTCGCGATGGAGCACGCCGGAGCCTGCGACGGCGGCGGCGACCGCTACGAGGTCGTCGTGCCGCTGCCGCACGCCGGGCTGACCGGGTACACGGTGCGGGTCCTGCCGCAGCACCCGCACCTGGCGTCGTCG
- a CDS encoding maltokinase N-terminal cap-like domain-containing protein produces the protein MSPTEQLADLLPGWLPRQRWFAAKGRSVRSTEVVARTPLLAAADLSVEHVLVGVGFTDAPGTQTYQLLVATGVPPEGVTEQAVLGTDGDATVYDGLWDTRVTDWLLAAVRDGVTAGDLRFVPEPGATVPQSGHGRVLGAEQSNTSVVWGRETILKIFRRVLPGLNPDLELHRALRAQGSTRVAALQGAVEGTVDGEPATLGMLQDFAADSAEGWPLALETVRAAVGRAAGETDFSGEAAALGEAVAVVHSQLLAALGGTTADPGRLAAGWQTRLDAALPQVPELAEHEHAIRAVYDAVGTSGTPVAVQRVHGDLHLGQTLRTADGWLVIDFEGEPSAPLAERARPDSPLRDVAGMLRSFDYAAFHEVLRAAPADSAAASEAAAAWAVRSRSAFCDGYTRGAGADPRAQEAALRAFELDKAVYEAVYETRSRPTWAPIPLASIRRLVATEPGPS, from the coding sequence GTGAGTCCGACCGAGCAGCTCGCCGACCTGCTGCCGGGGTGGCTGCCCCGCCAGCGGTGGTTCGCCGCGAAAGGGCGGTCGGTGCGGTCGACCGAGGTCGTCGCGCGCACGCCGCTGCTCGCCGCGGCCGACCTGTCGGTGGAGCACGTGCTGGTCGGGGTCGGCTTCACCGACGCCCCGGGGACGCAGACCTACCAGCTCCTCGTGGCCACCGGGGTGCCGCCGGAGGGTGTCACCGAGCAGGCCGTCCTCGGCACCGACGGGGACGCGACCGTCTACGACGGGCTGTGGGACACCCGCGTCACCGACTGGCTGCTGGCCGCGGTCCGCGACGGCGTCACGGCCGGTGACCTGCGGTTCGTCCCCGAGCCGGGCGCGACCGTCCCGCAGAGCGGGCACGGGCGGGTCCTGGGCGCCGAGCAGTCGAACACCTCCGTCGTCTGGGGCCGGGAGACGATCCTCAAGATCTTCCGGCGGGTCCTTCCGGGGCTGAACCCGGACCTGGAGCTGCACCGGGCGCTGCGTGCGCAGGGCAGCACCCGGGTCGCGGCGCTGCAGGGCGCCGTCGAGGGGACCGTGGACGGCGAGCCGGCCACGCTGGGGATGCTGCAGGACTTCGCCGCCGACTCGGCCGAGGGCTGGCCGCTGGCGCTGGAGACGGTCCGGGCCGCGGTCGGCCGGGCCGCCGGCGAGACCGACTTCTCCGGCGAGGCCGCGGCGCTGGGCGAGGCCGTCGCCGTCGTGCACTCCCAGCTCCTCGCCGCGCTCGGCGGGACCACCGCCGACCCCGGCCGGCTCGCCGCGGGCTGGCAGACCCGGCTCGACGCGGCTCTCCCCCAGGTCCCGGAGCTGGCCGAGCACGAGCACGCGATCCGCGCCGTCTACGACGCCGTCGGCACCTCGGGCACACCGGTCGCGGTCCAGCGGGTGCACGGCGACCTGCACCTGGGCCAGACGCTGCGCACCGCCGACGGCTGGCTCGTGATCGACTTCGAGGGCGAGCCGTCGGCCCCGTTGGCCGAGCGCGCCCGGCCGGACTCCCCGCTGCGCGACGTGGCCGGGATGCTGCGCTCGTTCGACTACGCCGCGTTCCACGAGGTGCTGCGTGCCGCGCCGGCCGACAGCGCCGCCGCGTCCGAGGCCGCTGCGGCGTGGGCGGTGCGCAGCCGCTCGGCGTTCTGCGACGGCTACACCCGCGGCGCCGGGGCGGACCCGCGCGCGCAGGAGGCGGCACTGCGGGCGTTCGAGCTGGACAAGGCCGTCTACGAGGCGGTGTACGAGACCCGCAGCCGTCCGACGTGGGCACCGATCCCCCTCGCCTCGATCCGCCGCCTGGTCGCGACCGAGCCGGGCCCGAGCTGA
- a CDS encoding GDSL-type esterase/lipase family protein produces MRMRAGDEEARDVRVCAVGDSFVAGVGDPEHLGWAGRLAAGSHRDGLPLTFYNLGIRRDTTRDVLSRWRRELPPRLKVSGDGPVDARVVVSVGVNDTTAVPGGHGPSSRVGAAASAAHLEMLLGELSDLGWGLFVAGPPPVADAGQNTRIADLDTRFAEVCARAEVTYAPVFAALAADPTWTSEVAAGDGAHPAAAGYARLAELVRPVWRTWLGR; encoded by the coding sequence ATGCGCATGCGGGCGGGCGACGAGGAGGCACGGGACGTGCGGGTCTGCGCGGTCGGCGACTCGTTCGTGGCCGGGGTCGGCGACCCGGAGCACCTGGGGTGGGCCGGGCGCCTGGCCGCGGGCTCGCACCGCGACGGCCTGCCGCTCACGTTCTACAACCTCGGCATCCGCCGCGACACCACCCGCGACGTGCTGTCCCGCTGGCGTCGCGAGCTGCCGCCGCGGCTGAAGGTCTCCGGCGACGGACCCGTCGACGCGCGGGTGGTCGTCTCGGTCGGGGTGAACGACACCACGGCCGTCCCCGGCGGGCACGGCCCGTCCTCGCGCGTGGGGGCCGCGGCGTCCGCGGCGCACCTGGAGATGCTGCTCGGCGAGCTGTCCGACCTCGGCTGGGGCCTGTTCGTGGCCGGGCCGCCGCCGGTGGCCGACGCCGGGCAGAACACCCGGATCGCCGACCTGGACACGCGGTTCGCCGAGGTGTGCGCCCGCGCCGAGGTGACCTACGCGCCGGTGTTCGCGGCGCTGGCGGCCGACCCGACGTGGACGTCGGAGGTCGCGGCCGGCGACGGCGCGCACCCCGCCGCGGCGGGGTACGCGCGCCTGGCCGAGCTGGTCCGCCCGGTGTGGCGGACCTGGCTCGGCCGGTGA
- a CDS encoding DUF3558 family protein produces the protein MDGSAGPRSGHRRSRPRTAPGRFRRTLARAAAPALVTVLALAGCGSAPEVPSPFPPRPADLRVTGLRACDSVDADDSALLGIVDTTPDPFGQGANNCVLSGPDGQVWTVRIQPGIPARNRVPGDPAYVEGDLKLVGHRVTSVDGYGAVEGVAEESPPGASCALVVDTDPDASFVLTYESYARPAGPPGGSREAGCARASQVASMVVVSAQERDRT, from the coding sequence ATGGACGGCAGCGCGGGCCCGCGATCCGGGCACCGTCGCAGCCGGCCGCGCACCGCACCGGGCCGTTTCCGGAGAACTCTCGCCCGCGCCGCCGCCCCGGCTCTCGTGACGGTGCTGGCGCTGGCCGGGTGCGGGTCCGCACCGGAGGTGCCGAGCCCGTTCCCGCCCCGCCCCGCGGACCTCCGGGTGACCGGGCTGCGTGCCTGCGACTCCGTCGACGCCGACGACTCGGCGCTGCTCGGCATCGTCGACACGACGCCGGACCCGTTCGGGCAGGGCGCGAACAACTGCGTCCTGAGCGGACCGGACGGGCAGGTGTGGACCGTGCGGATCCAGCCCGGCATCCCGGCCCGCAACCGTGTGCCCGGCGACCCGGCCTACGTCGAGGGCGACCTCAAGCTCGTCGGGCACCGTGTGACCTCGGTGGACGGGTACGGCGCCGTCGAGGGCGTCGCGGAGGAGTCGCCGCCCGGGGCGAGCTGCGCGCTCGTCGTCGACACCGACCCGGACGCCTCGTTCGTCCTGACCTACGAGTCCTACGCCCGCCCCGCCGGCCCGCCCGGAGGAAGCCGGGAGGCGGGCTGCGCGCGGGCGTCGCAGGTCGCGTCGATGGTCGTCGTCTCCGCGCAGGAACGCGACCGGACCTGA
- a CDS encoding alpha-1,4-glucan--maltose-1-phosphate maltosyltransferase, which produces MTGRLGIDDVTPLVETGDPSKAVVGEVVPIRATVWREGHDAVAANVVWTKLADAETDDDGEPEHVRMVPEGVGTDRFVATVVPDVPGRWSFRVDAWSDPWATWRHAVEAKLAAGQTAEELANDLETGARLLHRVGRRPSEKANRDLLLGAANTLRDTALPLRSRVAPALFPAVVTIMTDRPVRELITHGPEREVFVDRRRALYGSWYEIFPRSTGGRDETGRAVHGTFVTATKELDRIAKMGFDVVYLPPIHPVGTVHRKGRNNSVHAEPGDVGSPWAIGSAAGGHDAIDPELGDFDDFDAFVTRVNELGMEVALDFALQCAPDHPWVAAHPEWFTVRPDGTIAYAENPPKKYQDIYPINFDRDPAGIYAECLRVTLLWVEHGVKIFRVDNPHTKPPNFWHWLIWQVKERHPDVLFLAEAFTRPARLFGLARLGFTQSYTYFTWRTEKEELLEFGALHAEHADECRPNMFTNTPDILHESLQTGGPGMFAIRATLAATMSPTWGVYSGFELYEGTAVKAGSEEYLDSEKYELRPRDFHTALNEGRSLEPYLTQLNEIRRAHPALQQLREFHPHATDNDDLLAYSKVDPASGDQILVVVTLNSTEAREGTVTLDMPALGLDWDDVVDVRDEVTGQSFRWGERNFVRLLPWDNVAHILSLPKATPVV; this is translated from the coding sequence ATGACGGGTCGGCTCGGAATCGATGATGTAACCCCTCTGGTGGAGACCGGGGACCCGAGCAAGGCCGTCGTGGGCGAGGTCGTCCCGATCCGCGCCACGGTCTGGCGCGAGGGGCACGACGCGGTCGCCGCGAACGTCGTCTGGACGAAGCTCGCCGACGCCGAGACCGACGACGACGGCGAGCCCGAGCACGTCCGGATGGTGCCCGAGGGTGTGGGCACCGACCGGTTCGTCGCCACCGTCGTGCCGGACGTCCCGGGCCGCTGGAGCTTCCGCGTGGACGCCTGGAGCGACCCGTGGGCCACCTGGCGCCACGCCGTCGAGGCCAAGCTCGCCGCCGGTCAGACCGCCGAGGAGCTGGCCAACGACCTGGAGACCGGTGCCCGGCTGCTGCACCGGGTCGGGCGCCGCCCGTCGGAGAAGGCCAACCGGGACCTGCTGCTCGGTGCCGCGAACACGTTGCGCGACACCGCCCTGCCGCTGCGCTCGCGCGTCGCGCCCGCGTTGTTCCCGGCCGTCGTCACGATCATGACCGACCGCCCGGTGCGCGAGCTGATCACCCACGGCCCGGAGCGCGAGGTCTTCGTCGACCGTCGCCGCGCGCTCTACGGCTCCTGGTACGAGATCTTCCCGCGTTCCACCGGAGGCCGCGACGAGACCGGCCGCGCCGTGCACGGCACGTTCGTCACCGCGACCAAGGAGCTCGACCGGATCGCGAAGATGGGCTTCGACGTCGTCTACCTGCCGCCGATCCACCCGGTCGGCACGGTGCACCGCAAGGGCCGCAACAACTCCGTGCACGCCGAGCCGGGCGACGTCGGGTCGCCGTGGGCGATCGGGTCCGCCGCGGGCGGCCATGACGCGATCGACCCCGAGCTGGGCGACTTCGACGACTTCGACGCGTTCGTGACGCGGGTGAACGAGCTGGGCATGGAGGTCGCGCTCGACTTCGCCCTGCAGTGCGCGCCGGACCACCCCTGGGTCGCGGCGCACCCGGAGTGGTTCACCGTCCGCCCGGACGGCACGATCGCCTACGCCGAGAACCCGCCGAAGAAGTACCAGGACATCTACCCGATCAACTTCGACCGGGACCCGGCCGGCATCTACGCCGAGTGCCTGCGGGTGACACTGCTCTGGGTCGAGCACGGGGTGAAGATCTTCCGTGTCGACAACCCGCACACCAAGCCGCCGAACTTCTGGCACTGGCTGATCTGGCAGGTCAAGGAGCGCCACCCCGACGTGCTGTTCCTGGCCGAGGCGTTCACCCGCCCGGCGCGGCTGTTCGGCCTGGCCCGGCTCGGGTTCACGCAGTCCTACACGTACTTCACGTGGCGGACCGAGAAGGAGGAGCTGCTCGAGTTCGGGGCTCTGCACGCCGAGCACGCCGACGAGTGCCGTCCGAACATGTTCACCAACACCCCGGACATCCTCCACGAGTCGCTGCAGACCGGTGGTCCGGGAATGTTCGCGATCCGGGCGACGCTGGCCGCGACGATGTCGCCGACCTGGGGCGTCTACTCCGGCTTCGAGCTCTACGAGGGCACCGCGGTGAAGGCCGGCAGCGAGGAGTACCTGGACTCGGAGAAGTACGAGCTGCGCCCGCGCGACTTCCACACCGCGCTCAACGAGGGCCGCTCGCTCGAGCCGTACCTCACCCAGCTCAACGAGATCCGGCGCGCGCACCCGGCGCTGCAGCAGCTGCGCGAGTTCCACCCGCACGCCACCGACAACGACGACCTGCTGGCCTACTCCAAGGTGGACCCGGCCAGCGGGGACCAGATCCTGGTCGTCGTCACGCTGAACTCGACCGAGGCCCGCGAGGGAACGGTGACGCTGGACATGCCGGCGCTCGGCCTGGACTGGGACGACGTGGTCGACGTCCGCGACGAGGTCACCGGCCAGTCGTTCCGGTGGGGCGAGCGCAACTTCGTCCGGCTGCTGCCGTGGGACAACGTGGCGCACATCCTGTCGCTGCCGAAGGCGACCCCGGTGGTCTGA
- the treS gene encoding maltose alpha-D-glucosyltransferase, with protein MADEQSHEPAHEPAEITFAEHFHPARPKSLRHRARVRSTVPRRSVAQDGPANGENPAYVSWLQSQSMLGHANELARQFSGQGSMWQNPYANPGPRQAVETASVWFTAYPISFITRPGDSFLAALGDEGMWSAFEKIGIEAVHTGPVKKAGGLSGWQSTPSVDGHFDRISNELDPVFGTEDEFRAMCATATWYGGTVIDDIVPGHTGKGADFRLAELAHSDYPGIYHMIEIDENDWAELPDVPSGHDSVNLDAVTEEKLEKSGYIVGRLQRVIFYREGVKETNWSATRPVTGVDGVTRRWVYLHYFKDGQPSVNWLDPTFAGMRMVIGDALHSLADLGSGALRLDANGFLGVEKSAEGMPGWSEGHPTSEAANHIIASMVRKVGGFTFQELNLTIDDIRVTSEAGADLSYDFVNRPAYHHALATADTEFLRLTLRTSTRLGVDPASLVHALQNHDELTYELVHWTATEDLYEFRGEEITGADLADTIRRDLCQHLTGPDAPYNLIFTTNGIACTTATVIAAALGITELDAIEPADVERIRRVHLLLVMFNAFQPGVFALSGWDLCGMLTLPPGDVEELLSSGDTRWISRAAHDLMGANPHAHKSAAGMPRGVSLYGTLPDQLTDEASFARQMQAILAVRKRCGVATSRQVDVPDVSHRGMLVMVHELDDGSFALTVLNFADEEVDGTVRSEHLPPGSVVTDLFSGDAVATVDDLQSFRVELTPFRATALLVEPPEPEPED; from the coding sequence ATGGCCGACGAGCAGAGCCACGAACCGGCACACGAGCCTGCCGAGATCACCTTCGCCGAGCACTTCCACCCGGCGCGGCCGAAGAGCCTGCGCCACCGGGCGCGGGTGCGGTCGACGGTGCCGCGGCGCTCGGTCGCCCAGGACGGCCCGGCCAACGGCGAGAACCCGGCCTACGTGTCGTGGCTGCAGAGCCAGTCGATGCTCGGGCACGCCAACGAGCTGGCCCGCCAGTTCTCCGGGCAGGGCTCGATGTGGCAGAACCCCTACGCCAACCCCGGCCCCCGCCAGGCGGTGGAGACGGCGTCGGTGTGGTTCACCGCGTACCCGATCTCGTTCATCACCCGGCCCGGGGACTCGTTCCTGGCCGCGCTCGGCGACGAGGGCATGTGGAGCGCGTTCGAGAAGATCGGTATCGAGGCGGTGCACACCGGCCCGGTGAAGAAGGCGGGCGGTCTCTCCGGCTGGCAGTCCACCCCGAGCGTCGACGGGCACTTCGACCGGATCTCCAACGAGCTCGACCCGGTGTTCGGCACCGAGGACGAGTTCCGCGCCATGTGCGCCACCGCCACCTGGTACGGCGGCACCGTGATCGACGACATCGTGCCCGGCCACACCGGGAAGGGCGCCGACTTCCGGCTCGCCGAGCTCGCGCACTCGGACTACCCCGGCATCTATCACATGATCGAGATCGACGAGAACGACTGGGCCGAGCTGCCCGACGTCCCGTCCGGTCACGACTCGGTCAACCTCGACGCCGTCACCGAGGAGAAGCTGGAGAAGAGCGGCTACATCGTCGGGCGTCTGCAGCGGGTGATCTTCTACCGCGAGGGCGTCAAGGAGACGAACTGGAGCGCGACCCGGCCGGTGACCGGCGTCGACGGCGTCACCCGCCGCTGGGTCTACCTGCACTACTTCAAGGACGGCCAGCCGTCGGTGAACTGGCTGGACCCGACGTTCGCCGGGATGCGGATGGTGATCGGCGACGCGCTGCACTCGCTGGCCGACCTCGGCTCCGGCGCGCTGCGCCTGGACGCCAACGGCTTCCTCGGGGTGGAGAAGTCCGCCGAGGGGATGCCGGGCTGGTCGGAGGGCCACCCGACGTCGGAGGCCGCGAACCACATCATCGCGAGCATGGTCCGCAAGGTCGGCGGGTTCACGTTCCAGGAGCTGAACCTGACCATCGACGACATCCGGGTCACCTCGGAGGCCGGCGCCGACCTGTCCTACGACTTCGTCAACCGGCCCGCCTACCACCACGCGCTGGCCACCGCCGACACCGAGTTCCTGCGCCTGACGCTGCGCACCTCGACCCGGCTCGGCGTGGACCCGGCTTCGCTGGTGCACGCGCTGCAGAACCACGACGAGCTGACCTACGAGCTCGTGCACTGGACGGCGACCGAGGACCTCTACGAGTTCCGCGGCGAGGAGATCACCGGCGCCGACCTGGCCGACACGATCCGCCGCGACCTGTGCCAGCACCTGACCGGCCCGGACGCGCCGTACAACCTGATCTTCACCACGAACGGCATCGCCTGCACCACCGCCACGGTGATCGCCGCGGCGCTGGGCATCACCGAGCTGGACGCGATCGAGCCGGCCGACGTCGAGCGGATCCGGCGGGTGCACCTGCTGCTGGTCATGTTCAACGCGTTCCAGCCCGGGGTGTTCGCGCTGTCGGGCTGGGATCTCTGCGGGATGCTCACGCTGCCGCCCGGTGACGTCGAGGAGCTCCTGTCCAGCGGCGACACCCGCTGGATCAGCCGCGCCGCGCACGACCTGATGGGCGCCAACCCGCACGCGCACAAGTCCGCGGCCGGCATGCCGCGCGGGGTGAGCCTCTACGGGACGCTGCCCGACCAGCTCACCGACGAGGCGAGCTTCGCCCGGCAGATGCAGGCGATCCTGGCGGTGCGCAAGCGCTGCGGTGTCGCGACGAGCCGTCAGGTCGACGTCCCGGACGTCTCGCACCGCGGGATGCTGGTGATGGTCCACGAGCTCGACGACGGCTCGTTCGCCCTGACCGTGCTGAACTTCGCCGACGAGGAGGTCGACGGCACCGTCCGGTCGGAGCACCTGCCGCCCGGCTCGGTGGTCACCGACCTGTTCAGCGGTGACGCCGTGGCCACGGTCGACGACCTGCAGAGCTTCCGCGTCGAGCTGACCCCGTTCCGCGCCACGGCCCTGCTGGTCGAGCCCCCGGAGCCGGAGCCGGAGGACTGA
- a CDS encoding ABC transporter substrate-binding protein: MTGASRVGAVLSLTGPLSRFGTQAADGLRVGMDLLGAPAPVLVDDAGEPGRVAPTLDVLAGSCDLLLGPYGTSTARAAARWARESGRFVWNHGGAGDRVQGAAPGRVVSVLTPTSGYAGAFVRYLAREHPGTPLRLVPGRGGFGRQVVAGAREAAARAGVTVVDEGPGALFLAGSFDEDVDAVNRLPTGADRPVVVGTVAAGVREFGRAAHDPDGVFGVAQWVPGAPGTPEVGPDEATFLDRYRAATGTGPDYPAVQAAATAAIALHCASVAGSTDPGALWAAATALRTTTLYGAFAIDPVTGTQTGHGTTLVRWRDGRMSPV, from the coding sequence GTGACGGGCGCATCACGGGTCGGGGCGGTGCTGTCGCTGACGGGTCCCCTGTCCCGCTTCGGAACCCAGGCCGCGGACGGCCTGCGGGTCGGGATGGACCTGCTCGGCGCACCCGCCCCGGTGCTCGTCGACGACGCCGGCGAGCCGGGCCGGGTCGCGCCGACGCTGGACGTCCTGGCCGGGTCCTGCGACCTGCTGCTCGGCCCGTACGGGACGTCGACGGCGCGGGCCGCGGCGCGGTGGGCACGGGAGTCGGGGCGCTTCGTGTGGAACCACGGCGGTGCGGGCGACCGGGTCCAGGGCGCCGCGCCGGGGCGGGTGGTGTCGGTCCTGACCCCGACGAGCGGCTATGCCGGGGCGTTCGTCCGGTACCTGGCCCGGGAGCATCCGGGGACGCCGCTGCGCCTGGTGCCCGGGCGGGGCGGCTTCGGACGTCAGGTCGTCGCGGGGGCCCGCGAGGCGGCCGCACGGGCCGGGGTGACGGTCGTCGACGAGGGACCGGGTGCGCTGTTCCTGGCCGGGTCGTTCGACGAGGACGTCGACGCTGTGAACCGGCTGCCGACCGGGGCGGACCGGCCGGTCGTCGTCGGCACCGTCGCAGCCGGGGTGCGGGAGTTCGGACGTGCGGCCCACGATCCGGACGGGGTGTTCGGCGTCGCCCAGTGGGTCCCCGGGGCTCCCGGTACGCCGGAGGTCGGCCCGGACGAGGCGACGTTCCTGGACCGCTACCGCGCCGCGACCGGCACCGGGCCGGACTACCCCGCCGTCCAGGCCGCCGCGACGGCCGCGATCGCCCTGCACTGCGCGTCGGTGGCCGGGAGCACCGACCCCGGCGCGCTGTGGGCGGCCGCGACGGCGCTGCGCACGACGACGCTCTACGGCGCCTTCGCGATCGACCCCGTCACCGGCACCCAGACCGGCCACGGGACCACGCTGGTCCGCTGGCGGGACGGGCGGATGTCCCCGGTCTGA